The Symphalangus syndactylus isolate Jambi chromosome 16, NHGRI_mSymSyn1-v2.1_pri, whole genome shotgun sequence genome has a window encoding:
- the LOC129465028 gene encoding uncharacterized protein, which yields MGPWARRGREARTPSEPGASRKPHRPPRRAAQPRQLPGRPRPERGARREAAEFLELTAEPEGSRPRWAGSGTQARPRGRVQICGPPTGAGLLRLRHTPPLLGLNSVVTPGYLWASNHLPAPTVFSSPPDPLLGAASSCSSRPASSPSAPSTQLPALPTVTHRPNDRLSAVMARDDTRRLPCCAPPEDAERSPFLTLLGHKNTRQLKIAEPHLFML from the coding sequence ATGGGCCCCTGGGCGCGGCGGGGTAGAGAGGCGCGGACGCCGAGCGAGCCCGGTGCCTCTCGAAAGCCTCACCGGCCGCCCCGCCGGGCCGCGCAGCCTCGCCAACTCCCGGGCCGGCCCAGGCCGGAGCGTGGCGCCCGTCGGGAGGCTGCAGAGTTCCTGGAGCTCACAGCTGAGCCCGAAGGCAGTCGCCCTCGATGGGCAGGAAGCGGGACCCAGGCACGCCCGCGCGGTCGCGTCCAGATCTGCGGTCCTCCAACAGGGGCAGGCCTGCTGCGCCTTCGCCACACACCCCCACTTCTGGGCCTGAACTCCGTAGTTACGCCGGGATATCTCTGGGCATCCAACCACCTCCCCGCCCCCACAGTCTTTTCATCTCCACCCGACCCCTTGCTAGGAGCAGCTTCTAGTTGCAGCTCAAGACCCGCGAGTTCACCCTCCGCGCCAAGCACCCAACTCCCGGCTCTGCCTACAGTCACCCACAGACCTAATGATCGACTAAGCGCCGTAATGGCCCGAGATGACACCAGGAGACTCCCTTGCTGTGCGCCTCCTGAAGACGCGGAACGTAGCCCCTTTCTCACACTCCTGGGACACAAAAATACCCGACAACTCAAAATCGCCGAACCACATCTTTTCATGCTTTGA